In Acropora palmata chromosome 7, jaAcrPala1.3, whole genome shotgun sequence, one genomic interval encodes:
- the LOC141886435 gene encoding uncharacterized protein LOC141886435, with product MSLTVIYSITVIVFLSQPIFAREVTQPEKRTVVKCTDKCYVKYFAGGFVPTGLEISNPLVMSCICQTDATGNDCFATYFDNDAGIAAYSAYTIQASDAKLIGSSKRPQVSWKTTPGITKQGTDALYAGSSAYKIDKGHMNPSHINSYDQNHQIATFKYTNAVPQFAGHNRNSWKKYEGKIADYVKTVCGPKGGNMHLITGTSNYLLDTATGKQLIGKIELFPPSDPNGIVRPNSLWTAGCCVVPAISAESIAVWGNNVNTNPSTVSLSLPDLEKLLVTSSSSPANLFPAFPGCRTNVIPI from the exons ATGTCGCTTACAGTGATTTATAGTATCACTGTTATAGTATTTTTAAGTCAGCCCATCTTCGCAAGAGAAGTGACTC AGCCGGAAAAAAGAACTGTGGTAAAATGCACAGACAAATGCTACGTGAAGTACTTTGCGGGAGGCTTCGTTCCAACAGGTCTTGAGATCAGCAATCCTTTAGTAATGAGCTGCATTTGTCAAACAGATGCCACCGGGAACGATTGTTTTGCGACTTACTTTGATAATGATGCAGGAATCGCGGCTTATTCCGCGTACACCATACAGGCTTCTGATGCCAAACTGATAGGATCGTCCAAGAGACCACAGGTTTCTTGGAAGACCACCCCAG GGATAACAAAGCAGGGCACCGACGCCTTATATGCAGGAAGTAGTGCCTACAAAATCGATAAAGGCCACATGAATCCAAGCCATATCAACTCGTATgaccaaaatcaccaaatcgCAACTTTCAAGTACACCAACGCGGTACCGCAATTCGCAGGCCACAACCGTAATAGTTGGAAGAAATATGAAGGCAAAATAGccgactacgtcaaaacagtTTGCGGACCAAAGGGAGGAAACATGCATCTTATCACTGGCACCTCGAACTATCTTCTTGATACTGCAACCGGAAAGCAACTCATTGGAAAG ATTGAACTTTTCCCCCCTTCTGATCCAAATGGCATTGTGCGCCCAAATTCTTTGTGGACAGCTGGTTGCTGCGTGGTACCCGCGATAAGTGCGGAGTCTATTGCGGTCTGGGGAAACAACGTCAACACCAATCCCTCCACGGTGTCTTTGTCACTGCCCGATTTAGAGAAATTGCTGGTTACCAGTTCAAGCTCACCCGCAAATTTATTTCCTGCCTTTCCTGGATGCAGAACGAACGTTATTCCGATTTGA
- the LOC141887196 gene encoding D-inositol 3-phosphate glycosyltransferase-like: MYLPCFSDEDERAAAKCKVSLLKAKKRAGYDDPIDWLTFIPREHQMNVVIGHGIHLGRQVSLIKEVHQGCKWIQVVHTDPKELGMFKDYAGPTVKAQKKHEAEVKLCQEGDQVVAVGPKLTETFARYLRSSTEEREVFHVLVFGRGDSEDFHLKGYDIAARAVALLKDEEHAFKLVFVGAPSGKEEQVKELLLNEGILPRQLIVRSAKERKQLAEQFYEVDLVILPSRTEGFGLAALEALSSGLPVLVSANSGFGRALKEVAFGRSFVVHSEDPTEWAKEIQIVRSKRREARLEEASELREKYSKTYKWEEQCSKLVEKMLQVVGD; the protein is encoded by the exons ATGTACCTTCCTTGCTTCAGTGACGAAGATGAAAGAGCGGCTGCTAAATGCAAGGTCAGCCTActtaaagcaaagaaaagagcTGGGTATGATGACCCAATTGACTGGTTGACCTTTATTCCAAGAGAGCATCAGATGAATGTTGTGATTGGCCATGGGATCCATCTTGGTCGACAGGTTTCGCTCATCAAAGAAGTACACCAAGGATGCAAATGGATACAAGTTGTTCATACTGACCCTAAGGAACTTGGCATGTTTAAGGACTATGCTGGTCCCACTGTCAAAGCTCAGAAAAAGCATGAGGCAGAAGTCAAACTGTGCCAAGAAGGAGATCAAGTTGTGGCTGTTGGCCCCAAATTAACCGAAACCTTTGCTCGCTATTTGCGGTCTT CTACCGAAGAAAGAGAAGTATTTCATGTTTTAGTCTTTGGACGTGGTGATAGTGAAGATTTTCATTTAAAGGGATACGACATCGCTGCCCGCGCAGTTGCTTTGCTGAAAGATGAAGAACACGCTTTCAAACTTGTGTTTGTTGGTGCGCCGAGTGGAAAAGAAGAGCAAGTAAAAGAACTTCTGCTTAACGAAGGCATTTTACCCCGTCAACTTATAGTGCGCAGtgcaaaagaaaggaaacagCTTGCTGAGCAGTTTTATGAGGTGGATCTTGTCATACTGCCTTCAAGAACCGAAGGTTTTGGTCTAGCTGCACTTGAAGCTTTGTCTTCTGGTCTTCCTGTGCTGGTTAGTGCGAACTCGGGCTTTGGACGCGCCTTAAAAGAGGTGGCCTTTGGTAGAAGCTTTGTGGTGCATTCAGAAGATCCAACAGAGTGGGCAAAGGAAATCCAGATAGTTCGTAGTAAGCGCAGGGAAGCACGGTTGGAGGAAGCCAGTGAGCTTCGTGAAAAGTACTCAAAGACATACAAATGGGAGGAGCAATGCAGTAAACTGGTAGAGAAAATGCTTCAAGTTGTAGGAG ATTAG